The following DNA comes from Xiphophorus hellerii strain 12219 chromosome 5, Xiphophorus_hellerii-4.1, whole genome shotgun sequence.
cGTCAACCTGGAGGACCTGGACGGATCCAAACCGCAGCGACCCGAACGCGCCGGTACGCCTGAACGTCACGTCCAACAGCAAACTGATTCTTTTCATGGCAAAAACGGTTTATGAATACTAATTTACATAAACAGAATCAAGGTTTTTGATTTTAACTAATGGTAATTAGAAAAAcagatgcatttaaaataattacaatattgtgaaaaagtcaAATCTTTTTAGTTTCTCTTGCTATGAAACTCATCTAATTTATAGATCTATAACACATAGAGAGACAGTCTAGAGGTTCTGATTAATCTACTCCACATTCTGGAATAGACTTAGCTTGACAGAGTGATGGTACATTTtgttcttccactcaactttctattatTATTCTTGGATAATCAGTCCTTGTGGATTCTATCAAATATTATCAATTGGATTAATGATTATTGGTTATTAGAGTTTCCAGTGTTCattattttgtaactttctgAACTGTAGCTGcagattttatgatttattttaatgtttgactttttatgtttgtctttatACATTATTGCGTTATAAATAACGGATAAACAGTTTAAGTGAATCTTTTCTCAGAGAACGACAGAATGAGGAAGTGAGAGCAGACGGTTTCATTCTGCTGCTTCTGACTCGATtcagagagaaaatctgtttattaaaacaggtttaaaatCTCAGTCAGTTCAGTTCCTCTGATCCACAAAGGCTCATATATTTACATACGCCATGGCTGCAGCTAACCGTTATATTACTGATcatttattctgatgattatttaatcagattaaaggattgtcacattctgcagatttttcatttaagcacCTAAATCTATTTTAGACAATATTacctaaacataaaaacacatataaataattttactcTTTTCCTTTAGTTGTTAAAATTCAGTAACAGTATTTGTTTAGTGAATGTTTGATCATCATGTGAAAACTCACATTATTGATGAACTGattaataatctgccagtaaaaAATGATCAATATGTGATTTTTCTTACAGAATGTGAACCAGGTGAAGTTAAAATCGCCGCTAGACGAGTTCTGGGAAACAGATAAAGTTTTTATTACGTTGaatccaaaatgtttatatttttgtaaagttttggctTCATTACAGCTGACTAACAATGAATCGATTAATCTGATCTTCCTGCAGGAGGTAAACCGGAGGAAACCGCCTCTGAGGggggaaccagaaccagaaccggaaccggaaccagaaccgggtcatgTTTTAAAGTGGCCACTCTTTTTCTGGGACTGCTGAGTTTCCTCCTGCTGACGTCGGTGGTGGCGGTCGGCTTCCTGTGTGAGTCTCCACCTGGGgcgaggatgatgatgatgaagagctGAGGTaacacacttcctgtttttctcagACCAGAGAGATTTCAGCCAGCTGAGCAGAGAGCTGGCCAATCAGACGGCAGAGAGAagccagctgctgctgatgcagCAGAACCTGACCAATCAGAAGGATCGGCTGGACGCCCGTCTGAAGGCAGCAGAACTCGATCTGGACCGGACGAGGAGCGGTTCTGGTGAGGGTTCTGTTCAGACAGACCAGAGGCTGGATTCTGGACTCAGCAGGAAGTCAACGAAGAACCTTTTATCAGAACTGcagcatttaaaacaacatgaagGATTTTTACTGATTGTTTTAGAGTAATTAACCAACATGGTTAAAATGCATCACTGGaaactaaagtttttattttgggcttttaaacagtttaaaataaagaggACTCTGGTTTTCAACTTGAAATGTATCACTGTGAAATTTActtttggattttaaagtttggctaaaattaatattttttcagatttcgaGGGACTTTATTGTTGGGTTAGGATCAATTTGAAACCTCAAATCTTTAGTTTGAGGctttaaaatgaacataaagGATTTCTACGGATTGTTTTAGAGTAATTAACTGCATCGCCTGaaactaaagtttttattttgggttttggAATAACCTTCAATGagtttaaaatgagtttttccTGAGGACTGAAGTGTTTCTCTCTGTGCTCTGCCAGTGTTTTGCCCTGCAGGATGGAGGCGGTTCGGCTGCAGTTGTTACCTTCTGTCTTCGTCGCTGAGCGGCTGGGAAAGCAGCAGAGCTCAGTGTTTACTGACCGGATCCGATCTGGTGATCATCAACAGCCAGGAGGAAATGGTGAGCGGCTTCTTTCCCTCCTCGTCTCTGAATGCGGAGTAACGCGACGTTTGACGTCCTCAGGAGTTCCTGGATCAGCTCGGAGCCCAGCTGAAGTTTTGGATCGGGTTGAAGGAAGCGAGCCGAGGATCCGGATGGAAGTGGACCGATGGAAGTTCTCCAGGAGTCACGTAGGAGCGGAACCGGCTAAATCCACCTGCTTTCCTCTGCGCTGACCCTGAGTGACCCcggtttcctctgcaggttcTGGACCCGGCAGACATCTTGGCACCGGCCCATCAGAACCCAGAGCTGTGCAGCTTTTAACAGTGTGTCTGTGAGAGGCGGCCGGTCGTGGAGCGAAGAGTGGTGCCCTCAGCTGCTGCAGTGGGTCTGTGAGAAGAAGGCGTCCGCTTCCGGACGTCTGCAATAGAAACCTTTAAATCTTATTGGAAACATGAGCAAAGATTCATATCATGTATTGATGACTGAATTAATAAAACTGGCTTTTCATGAAACATGCACTTTGCACCAGTCTGTGGGTGTCAACATGTTGCTAACATGATTTTAGATTAATGTATCTTAGACTCTTGAATTTTTAATCCTTTAGGAtcaaacaacttttatttgcaTCCTTTTCCAACATTCCTGAACCAAACCGCTGAATTTCCTCACCTGCAGAGGCCAGGTAACGAACTGTTCATTTGGATCAGGTGAGTTGGATCAGCATGGTAATGTTTTCCTTGACTCGTTTGTTATGTGGTGCACCTAAAAATGTCAACACATTAATTTTGTtactttataatttttaaatatttacaaatacaatttattatattttatttaaaaaatgaacaaatgatgttttctttacatgtcGGCTTGTTTAGGGGATTTGCTTCCGGGTTCCTGTTTGCCTCGGACGCTATCCGGATGCTAATAGCAGCGTTTCGGTCATTATTGCTGAATCCCGTTTTATTATCCTTCAGGtcagtaaaatgtgaaaactcaCCAAAACTCCTCAGGAAGATGTTCGCCTATAATTTCACCAGTAAATCGGTTACGGTTTCTGTGCGCCTTTCTGCTAATTGTAAGTTTTAGAGGTTTAGATTAGCAGGATGCTAACCCGCGTTGAGGAAGTCTCGTTAGGTGATTAAAATACCGCGATATCTCGCTAACTCCGGgttttatgagttttatttaatttttttattggaatAATATTCAGTGCATTTTGCTTGGTGGCTCATAAAGTAGCCCAGAGGCTGAGAGTAAAGAGAGCCTGAAGTTAAAGGTAGAGAAACTATTCTTTGTTCATGAAGTGTGGGGATTCAGAGGTTAAAGGTGGAACAATataaagtcaatgttttttgtaattctaTTTTAGATCATTAAGTTTAAAATCAGTGAATATTTCTATGTTTATACAAGATAATATGCAAATGAATGcaataaagcttttaaaaacagtttaacaCACAAACAGCTTGGTTATATTCATCTGAGTGAAGGACAGTAACGAGAAAAACGTCATGTGTGAAGTTAATTATTGTGAgaaattttaattatgtttataaaacaatataaagcTTTAATGTACACTGTAAAATGTCTGTTGGTTAATAAATGAGACTCACTCTGGAAGCTAAAAGCAGCGTTTCGGCCATTATTCCTGAATCCTTTATTATTACTGTTCATATTCACTGTGCAGCCCTGACACCTGGAACAGGTGTGTCCAATATAtctgaatattattgaaaagtttatgtAGTCTGTTTATTTTAGCCAACAAGAAAATCACATAATCTAGATTAATTTCGGTTGTTTCAAAGCCATTATTTCTTAgatttagacttagactgactttattatcattttgcatgcacagggtgaatacagaacgaaatttcgttgcatacggctcaggacaatgtttggagcttccaatgttgtgaggttactccagaataaaataaaatacagtataaaatatgaatataaatatgaatataaaatataaagtgcaggaatgacagtaaaatagaagttatttagctctgtacatgtgcaaggtatgaagtggagaccagattttaagtgcagtccagttaagagttcagcagtctgatggcaagtgggaaaaagctgtttcagaacctggtggacctgcaccggatgctgcagaacctctttccagagggcagcagggagaacagtccatggtgggggtgtgaggggtcactgatgatgtttcggcctcgggacacgcagcgctgggatgaaatgtcctggatggagggaaggggggccccgatgatcctctctgctgtccgcaccactctcctcacgttcttccagtcggaggcgctgcagcttccacaccacacagagaggcagctggtcagaatgctctctaaggtgcttctgtagaatgtcttgaggatgggcgggggcaggcgtgctcttctcatcctccgcaggaaatacaaacgtttctgtgccctcttgaccagagacgtggtgttcacagtccaggtgaggtcgttagtgatgtgcacccccaggaatttggtgctgctgaccacctccacagccgag
Coding sequences within:
- the LOC116719963 gene encoding CD209 antigen-like protein E isoform X2 — translated: MEPEEENLYVNLEDLDGSKPQRPERAGGKPEETASEGGTRTRTGTGTRTGSCFKVATLFLGLLSFLLLTSVVAVGFLYQRDFSQLSRELANQTAERSQLLLMQQNLTNQKDRLDARLKAAELDLDRTRSGSVFCPAGWRRFGCSCYLLSSSLSGWESSRAQCLLTGSDLVIINSQEEMEFLDQLGAQLKFWIGLKEASRGSGWKWTDGSSPGVTFWTRQTSWHRPIRTQSCAAFNSVSVRGGRSWSEEWCPQLLQWVCEKKASASGRLQ
- the LOC116719963 gene encoding CD209 antigen-like protein E isoform X1 yields the protein MEPEEENLYVNLEDLDGSKPQRPERAECEPGGKPEETASEGGTRTRTGTGTRTGSCFKVATLFLGLLSFLLLTSVVAVGFLYQRDFSQLSRELANQTAERSQLLLMQQNLTNQKDRLDARLKAAELDLDRTRSGSVFCPAGWRRFGCSCYLLSSSLSGWESSRAQCLLTGSDLVIINSQEEMEFLDQLGAQLKFWIGLKEASRGSGWKWTDGSSPGVTFWTRQTSWHRPIRTQSCAAFNSVSVRGGRSWSEEWCPQLLQWVCEKKASASGRLQ
- the LOC116719963 gene encoding uncharacterized protein LOC116719963 isoform X3; amino-acid sequence: MEPEEENLYVNLEDLDGSKPQRPERAECEPGGKPEETASEGGTRTRTGTGTRTGSCFKVATLFLGLLSFLLLTSVVAVGFLYQRDFSQLSRELANQTAERSQLLLMQQNLTNQKDRLDARLKAAELDLDRTRSGSGEGSVQTDQRLDSGLSRNVLPCRMEAVRLQLLPSVFVAERLGKQQSSVFTDRIRSGDHQQPGGNGVPGSARSPAEVLDRVEGSEPRIRMEVDRWKFSRSHVLDPADILAPAHQNPELCSF